Proteins encoded together in one Bombus pascuorum chromosome 16, iyBomPasc1.1, whole genome shotgun sequence window:
- the LOC132915352 gene encoding E3 ubiquitin-protein ligase XIAP-like translates to MLPMQTINPMSSVPSTSRGIQERCDLRFETARLLTFRNWPVYVAIPLAAAGFFYTGTSNTIKCFVCQVKLNYRLEPNTPMQIHKAYSPECGFVRNQNCGNVPMKRQSRLGSRTVSKEANSKYDTYESRLGTFATWPNTHIKSEELADAGFYFNGVNDTVVCHHCGIAMDNWSPGEDPWNRHAISSPGCCYTIKARGLEYIKNVTGQDFYETPTEARIETTVGNHERSHDENETDEMTLVEKCAALEQENQELEDARSCKVCMRREATIAFLPCGHLATCNYCAPAFLKCIICREEVKAVVRIASA, encoded by the exons ATGTTGCCGATGCAAACGATTAATCCAATGTCGTCGGTTCCATCGACGTCGCGTGGCATTCAAGAACGATGTGATCTTCGTTTTGAAACAGCAAGACTCTTGACTTTTCGAAACTGGCCTGTATATGTTGCCATTCCCCTTGCAGCAGCAGGATTCTTTTATACGGGCACATCGAATacaatcaaatgtttcgtgtgTCAAGTGAAGTTAAATTACCGTTTAGAGCCTAATACTCCCATGCAAATTCACAAGGCATATTCACCAGAGTGCGGATTCGTCCGCAATCAAAATTGCGGCAATGTGCCAATGAAAAGACAGAGCCGCTTGGGATCAAGAACAGTTAGCAAAGaagcaaattcgaaatatGATACTTACGAATCCAGATTAGGCACATTCGCAACATGGCctaatacacatataaaaagtgaagaaTTAGCCGATGCAGGCTTCTACTTCAACGGAGTAAATGATACGGTTGTCTGTCACCATTGTGGAATTGCTATGGACAATTGGAGTCCAGGAGAAGACCCGTGGAATCGACATGCAATTTCGTCTCCTGGATGTTGTTATACAATCAAAGCACGGGGTttggaatatattaagaatgtaACAGGCCAAGACTTCTACGAAACTCCTACAGAA gcaCGAATAGAAACTACAGTTGGCAATCATGAGAGATCccatgatgaaaatgaaactgacGAGATGACTCTCGTTGAGAAATGTG ctGCTCTGGAACAAGAAAATCAGGAATTGGAGGATGCTCGATCGTGTAAAGTTTGCATGAGACGAGAAGCAACAATTGCATTCCTACCTTGCGGACATCTCGCAACATGTAATTATTGCGCCCCTGCTTTTCTGAAATGCATAATTTGCCGGGAAGAAGTTAAAGCTGTAGTTCGTATAGCTTCTGCTTAA
- the LOC132915354 gene encoding E3 ubiquitin-protein ligase XIAP-like — translation MLPMQTINPMSSVPSTSRGIQERCDLRFETARLLTFRNWPVYVAIPLAAAGFFYTGTSNTIKCFVCQVKLNYRLEPNTPMQIHKAYSPECGFVRNQNCGNVPMKRQSRLGSRTVSKEANSKYDTYESRLGTFATWPNTHIKSEELADAGFYFNGVNDTVVCHHCGIAMDNWSPGEDPWNRHAISSPGCCYTIKARGLEYIKNVTGQDFYETPTEARIETTVGNHERSHDENETDEMTLVEKCAALEQENQELEDARSCKVCMRREATIAFLPCGHLATCNYCAPAFLKCIICREEVKAVVRIASA, via the exons ATGTTGCCGATGCAAACGATTAATCCAATGTCGTCGGTTCCATCGACGTCGCGTGGCATTCAAGAACGATGTGATCTTCGTTTTGAAACAGCAAGACTCTTGACTTTTCGAAACTGGCCTGTATATGTTGCCATTCCCCTTGCAGCAGCAGGATTCTTTTATACGGGCACATCGAATacaatcaaatgtttcgtgtgTCAAGTGAAGTTAAATTACCGTTTAGAGCCTAATACTCCCATGCAAATTCACAAGGCATATTCACCAGAGTGCGGATTCGTCCGCAATCAAAATTGCGGCAATGTGCCAATGAAAAGACAGAGCCGCTTGGGATCAAGAACAGTTAGCAAAGaagcaaattcgaaatatGATACTTACGAATCCAGATTAGGCACATTCGCAACATGGCctaatacacatataaaaagtgaagaaTTAGCCGATGCAGGCTTCTACTTCAACGGAGTAAATGATACGGTTGTCTGTCACCATTGTGGAATTGCTATGGACAATTGGAGTCCAGGAGAAGATCCGTGGAATCGACATGCAATTTCGTCTCCTGGATGTTGTTATACAATCAAAGCACGGGGTttggaatatattaagaatgtaACAGGCCAAGACTTCTACGAAACTCCTACAGAA gcaCGAATAGAAACTACAGTTGGCAATCATGAGAGATCccatgatgaaaatgaaactgacGAGATGACTCTCGTTGAGAAATGTG ctGCTCTGGAACAAGAAAATCAGGAATTGGAGGATGCTCGATCGTGTAAAGTTTGCATGAGACGAGAAGCAACAATTGCATTCCTACCTTGCGGACATCTCGCAACATGTAATTATTGCGCCCCTGCTTTTCTGAAATGCATAATTTGCCGGGAAGAAGTTAAAGCTGTAGTTCGTATAGCTTCTGCTTAA
- the LOC132915356 gene encoding E3 ubiquitin-protein ligase XIAP-like, which translates to MLPMQTINPMSSVPSTSRGIQERCDLRFETARLLTFRNWPVYVAIPLAAAGFFYTGTSNTIKCFVCQVKLNYRLEPNTPMQIHKAYSPECGFVRNQNCGNVPMKRQSRLGSRTVSKEATSKYDTYESRLGTFATWPNTHIKSEELADAGFYFNGVNDTVVCHHCGIAMDNWSPGEDPWNRHAISSPGCCYTIKARGLEYIKNVTGQDFYETPTEARIETTVGNHERSHDENETDEMTLVEKCAALEQKNQELEDARSCKVCMRREATIAFLPCGHLATCNYCAPAFLKCIICREEVKAVVRIASA; encoded by the exons ATGTTGCCGATGCAAACGATTAATCCAATGTCGTCGGTTCCATCGACGTCGCGTGGCATTCAAGAACGATGTGATCTTCGTTTTGAAACAGCAAGACTCTTGACTTTTCGAAACTGGCCTGTATATGTTGCCATTCCCCTTGCAGCAGCAGGATTCTTTTATACGGGCACATCGAATacaatcaaatgtttcgtgtgTCAAGTGAAGTTAAATTACCGTTTAGAGCCTAATACTCCCATGCAAATTCACAAGGCATATTCACCAGAGTGCGGATTCGTCCGCAATCAAAATTGCGGCAATGTGCCAATGAAAAGACAGAGCCGCTTGGGATCAAGAACAGTTAGCAAAGAAGCAACTTCGAAATATGATACTTACGAATCCAGATTAGGCACATTCGCAACATGGCctaatacacatataaaaagtgaagaaTTAGCCGATGCAGGCTTCTACTTCAACGGAGTAAATGATACGGTTGTCTGTCACCATTGTGGAATTGCTATGGACAATTGGAGTCCAGGAGAAGACCCGTGGAATCGACATGCAATTTCGTCTCCTGGATGTTGTTATACAATCAAAGCACGGGGTttggaatatattaagaatgtaACAGGCCAAGACTTCTACGAAACTCCTACAGAA gcaCGAATAGAAACTACAGTTGGCAATCATGAGAGATCccatgatgaaaatgaaactgacGAGATGACTCTCGTTGAGAAATGTG CTGCTCTGGAACAAAAAAATCAGGAATTGGAGGATGCTCGATCGTGTAAAGTTTGCATGAGACGAGAAGCAACAATTGCATTCCTACCTTGCGGACATCTCGCAACATGTAATTATTGCGCCCCTGCTTTTCTGAAATGCATAATTTGCCGGGAAGAAGTTAAAGCTGTAGTTCGTATAGCTTCTGCTTAA